A single genomic interval of uncultured Pseudodesulfovibrio sp. harbors:
- the mutY gene encoding A/G-specific adenine glycosylase produces the protein MNETFFTERLLDWYDVNARSLPWRKSSTPYRVWISEIMAQQTQMDRVVDYFGRWMERFPDIDSLAHANEEDILKMWEGLGYYSRARNLHKAAGVILSEYDGIFPSTFKGILALPGVGPYTAGAISSIAFNIPEPAVDANVLRVFARLLDIGKPVKEASVKAQISKAVCQLLPEDRPGDFNQAIMELGALVCSKRAACDQCPVQTCCLAHERGTVAERPVLAPSKKTIPIEMATGVLEYEGRLLIQKRRDDDVWPGLWEFPGGCVEKEETPEQALVREYREEVELDVKPVEKIAVIRYSYTRYRVTMHCYLCRPQNGDIPVPVFNEAVEGAFVCPDSLSEYAFPAGHRRLIEHMRDDSRLAAVFA, from the coding sequence ATGAACGAAACGTTTTTTACCGAGCGACTGCTTGACTGGTACGACGTGAACGCCCGGAGTCTTCCGTGGCGGAAATCTTCGACTCCTTACCGTGTCTGGATTTCCGAAATCATGGCTCAGCAGACACAGATGGATCGGGTTGTGGATTATTTTGGGCGATGGATGGAGCGTTTTCCAGACATCGATTCACTCGCGCATGCCAATGAAGAAGACATCCTGAAAATGTGGGAAGGGCTGGGATACTATTCCCGTGCCCGGAATCTGCACAAGGCAGCGGGTGTCATACTGAGTGAGTACGATGGAATCTTTCCGTCGACATTCAAAGGCATTCTCGCGTTGCCCGGTGTTGGCCCTTATACTGCCGGTGCCATCTCAAGTATTGCCTTCAACATTCCCGAACCGGCTGTGGACGCCAATGTCTTGCGGGTTTTTGCCCGCCTCTTGGATATTGGCAAGCCGGTCAAGGAAGCGTCCGTCAAAGCACAGATATCAAAAGCGGTGTGCCAGCTTCTTCCCGAAGATCGTCCCGGAGATTTCAATCAGGCGATCATGGAATTGGGGGCGCTGGTTTGTTCAAAGCGTGCAGCCTGCGATCAATGCCCGGTTCAGACGTGCTGTCTGGCCCATGAGAGGGGGACTGTGGCGGAACGCCCGGTGCTGGCCCCTTCCAAGAAAACCATTCCAATCGAGATGGCAACCGGAGTGTTGGAATATGAAGGGCGACTGCTCATTCAAAAACGTCGGGATGATGATGTCTGGCCCGGACTGTGGGAGTTCCCCGGTGGATGTGTGGAAAAAGAGGAAACCCCGGAACAGGCGCTTGTCCGTGAATATCGGGAAGAGGTTGAACTCGATGTGAAGCCCGTGGAGAAGATCGCCGTGATTCGGTATTCCTACACGCGCTATCGGGTCACGATGCATTGTTACCTGTGCCGCCCGCAAAATGGCGACATCCCGGTTCCTGTTTTCAATGAAGCCGTGGAGGGGGCGTTTGTTTGCCCTGACTCTTTGTCTGAATATGCTTTTCCTGCGGGACATCGGCGTTTGATCGAACACATGCGTGACGATTCGCGACTGGCTGCCGTGTTTGCTTGA
- the gpmA gene encoding 2,3-diphosphoglycerate-dependent phosphoglycerate mutase, whose product MYKLVLIRHGQSAWNLENRFTGWTDVDLTEQGGNEAVEGARLLLEEGFSFDIAYTSLLKRAIRTLWLVQSEMDLMWLPVAKTWRLNERHYGALQGLNKAETAQKYGDDQVFIWRRSFDTPPPALQSDDNRFPGHDPRYALLAKEELPACESLKMTISRTMPYWFETIAPKVRAGQRVLIVAHGNSLRGLVKYLDDMSDDDITKLNIPTGVPLVYELDADLKPLNRYYLGDQEAAAKAAEAVANQAKGG is encoded by the coding sequence ATGTATAAGCTGGTGTTGATTCGACATGGACAGAGTGCGTGGAACCTTGAGAACCGGTTTACCGGCTGGACTGACGTGGATTTGACCGAACAGGGGGGCAATGAGGCTGTCGAGGGTGCAAGGCTTTTGCTGGAGGAAGGGTTCAGCTTTGATATCGCATATACATCCTTGCTGAAGCGAGCCATTCGAACGCTTTGGCTTGTCCAGTCTGAAATGGACCTCATGTGGTTGCCGGTGGCAAAGACGTGGCGGCTCAATGAGCGGCATTACGGTGCGCTTCAAGGGTTGAACAAGGCAGAGACGGCTCAGAAATACGGCGATGATCAGGTCTTCATCTGGCGGCGCAGTTTTGATACCCCACCGCCGGCGCTTCAGAGCGACGACAACCGATTTCCGGGGCATGATCCACGTTACGCTTTACTCGCGAAAGAAGAACTTCCTGCCTGCGAAAGTCTGAAAATGACTATCTCCAGAACCATGCCATATTGGTTTGAGACTATTGCGCCGAAAGTGAGAGCCGGTCAGCGTGTGCTGATTGTCGCTCACGGCAATTCCTTGCGCGGTTTGGTCAAATACCTCGACGACATGAGTGACGATGATATCACAAAACTGAACATTCCCACTGGGGTGCCGCTTGTTTATGAACTGGACGCTGATCTCAAGCCTTTGAATCGCTACTATCTGGGGGATCAAGAAGCCGCCGCAAAGGCTGCGGAAGCGGTTGCCAATCAGGCCAAGGGCGGGTAA
- a CDS encoding tetratricopeptide repeat protein, with protein sequence MPTIAKLLDELPEINQSRLVASGFGLWVTWKGDLNSSVDNTLREYGALCVVRDVDQALWFCNTTEIFRALARLQIWARVNPMAITCQVVPLTFLVGYEMEYTVSLSVELDRQDVRPSDDCEVYIHPKLKDKVDSVPGLETQVVGNVEGFASVDWLALHADQGLDYETDRKWYFVIKPLGRMSDKDSIIGWRDFSNEILDLLKRLGLKYISDVKEGAIFFPLDSFRLLRSFCSEILTLIQNVKEDPEKKYWPIVMAGVPQGNLAFSGDLPKKVGLDWNRLAPDFPHVRFMDGFLLSEWFRMNEVRYGTEAVSLDSWCTLAPREGGGKVDHGTMQVVLPAVLLETEGDECFYCGQKNHASIQCPSKQIATPQPQVWHLLAKTDVKDFSKGFNAIDADVSQDEYPGTMLSVLNKKNDIEGLMARAVHEINVSSQLRTLKMVWRSRAKEWSEGFRHLADQEGEFIWEGLSALMEGRPEDAEELAKQAQLKAPRSYQPHSLLGFCKLEQGDFTQALFHWQEAERMGYTPLQKAYLTYLQARLMEIEGNIKEAINTYKQANASAPTWIDPVYRQGVCMVKMGFTGQAMDLFTDLISRDPHVFNKVLVDPELDRGRVQLLSSLWEMWAKASEDVEAARERVDVFIDDIAKRFDASHGYFDSANEELERLKKLGVTNNYVAYRLLIRGTDKFNASLDGEIKREIKRVNANLEYLTDRVRSIQREAAWFPFPKLLLEFNKDFNFCVDKINWIKTQSMKDADNFRRSLVHVEEIEDRIDALQGRLVTLRIIRDSTLFVLMLGKNFIWMELFSLGLALVGIPALLYFTQGVEGNWLIDAIKEQRWEFSKGLVIILSVLCLALAAIKSAFSFDKRKRELFEQLDEEMRETAPRRY encoded by the coding sequence GTGCCGACCATTGCCAAGCTTCTGGACGAACTTCCCGAGATCAATCAATCACGCCTTGTTGCGTCCGGTTTCGGTTTATGGGTGACCTGGAAAGGGGATCTCAACTCTTCCGTTGACAACACCTTGCGGGAATATGGCGCTTTATGCGTTGTCCGGGATGTCGATCAGGCTTTATGGTTTTGCAATACAACAGAAATTTTTCGTGCGTTGGCTCGTCTTCAGATATGGGCTCGGGTCAATCCCATGGCAATCACCTGTCAGGTGGTTCCGCTCACTTTTCTTGTCGGCTACGAGATGGAATACACTGTCTCCCTGTCGGTCGAACTTGATCGTCAGGATGTCCGGCCATCCGACGATTGCGAAGTTTATATTCATCCGAAATTGAAGGATAAGGTTGATTCTGTCCCCGGTTTGGAAACGCAGGTCGTCGGTAATGTCGAGGGGTTTGCTTCGGTGGACTGGCTTGCCCTGCATGCGGATCAGGGGCTTGATTACGAAACGGACCGGAAGTGGTATTTTGTCATCAAGCCGTTGGGGCGGATGTCTGACAAGGACAGCATTATCGGGTGGCGTGATTTTTCCAACGAGATACTGGACCTTTTGAAGAGGCTTGGCCTCAAGTATATCTCTGACGTCAAGGAAGGGGCCATCTTTTTCCCATTGGACAGCTTTCGTCTGCTCCGATCCTTTTGCAGTGAAATTCTGACACTTATCCAGAATGTCAAAGAGGACCCTGAAAAGAAATACTGGCCTATAGTGATGGCTGGTGTGCCGCAGGGCAACTTGGCTTTTTCCGGTGATTTGCCGAAGAAGGTCGGATTGGATTGGAACAGATTGGCACCGGACTTTCCGCATGTCCGTTTCATGGACGGTTTTCTTCTGTCTGAATGGTTCCGGATGAACGAGGTGCGATATGGCACTGAAGCGGTTTCATTGGATTCATGGTGTACTCTGGCCCCAAGGGAAGGGGGCGGAAAGGTCGATCATGGAACCATGCAGGTGGTTTTGCCCGCTGTCCTTTTGGAGACAGAAGGAGATGAGTGCTTTTATTGCGGACAGAAAAATCATGCGTCCATTCAGTGTCCGTCCAAGCAGATCGCAACGCCGCAACCACAGGTCTGGCACTTGCTCGCGAAAACAGACGTGAAGGATTTTTCCAAGGGCTTCAACGCGATTGATGCAGACGTGAGTCAGGACGAATACCCCGGAACCATGCTGTCTGTCTTGAATAAGAAGAATGATATTGAAGGCCTCATGGCTCGAGCCGTTCATGAAATCAACGTCTCCAGTCAACTCCGGACGTTGAAGATGGTATGGCGCAGTCGCGCAAAAGAATGGAGCGAAGGTTTCAGGCATTTGGCGGATCAGGAAGGTGAGTTCATTTGGGAAGGGTTGAGTGCTCTCATGGAGGGGCGGCCGGAAGATGCTGAAGAGCTTGCCAAGCAGGCTCAACTGAAAGCTCCGCGCAGTTATCAACCGCACTCCCTGCTTGGTTTTTGTAAACTGGAGCAGGGTGACTTCACGCAGGCGCTCTTTCATTGGCAAGAGGCCGAGCGTATGGGGTATACGCCATTACAGAAGGCCTATCTTACGTATTTGCAGGCTCGGCTTATGGAAATCGAAGGCAACATCAAAGAGGCCATCAATACGTATAAGCAAGCGAATGCGTCTGCCCCCACCTGGATCGATCCGGTGTACCGGCAGGGCGTCTGCATGGTTAAAATGGGATTTACCGGGCAGGCCATGGATCTGTTTACCGATCTGATCAGCAGGGATCCCCATGTTTTTAACAAGGTGCTCGTTGACCCTGAGCTTGACCGTGGGCGCGTGCAGCTTCTCAGCTCCTTGTGGGAGATGTGGGCAAAGGCTTCCGAGGATGTTGAAGCCGCCCGTGAGCGTGTGGATGTTTTTATCGACGACATTGCCAAGCGGTTTGACGCGAGTCATGGGTATTTTGATTCCGCGAATGAGGAACTGGAGCGTCTGAAAAAGCTGGGTGTGACAAATAACTATGTCGCGTATCGGCTGCTTATTCGGGGAACTGATAAGTTTAATGCTTCGCTGGATGGAGAGATAAAAAGAGAAATCAAGCGTGTGAACGCCAACCTTGAATATCTGACGGATCGGGTCAGGAGTATTCAGCGTGAAGCGGCCTGGTTTCCGTTCCCCAAGTTGCTGCTTGAGTTCAACAAGGATTTCAATTTCTGCGTGGACAAAATCAACTGGATCAAGACCCAGTCCATGAAGGATGCGGACAATTTCCGCCGTTCCCTTGTGCATGTCGAGGAAATTGAAGATCGAATCGATGCGTTGCAGGGGCGGCTCGTCACACTTCGAATAATCAGGGATAGCACCTTGTTCGTTCTCATGCTTGGCAAGAATTTCATATGGATGGAGTTGTTCAGTCTTGGGCTGGCTCTGGTGGGAATTCCGGCTCTTCTTTATTTTACACAGGGAGTTGAGGGGAACTGGTTGATCGATGCCATCAAGGAGCAGCGCTGGGAATTTTCCAAGGGATTGGTGATCATACTGAGTGTCCTTTGTCTTGCCCTTGCCGCGATCAAGAGTGCCTTTTCCTTTGATAAACGCAAGCGGGAGTTGTTTGAGCAGCTTGACGAAGAAATGCGGGAAACCGCTCCCAGACGTTACTAG
- a CDS encoding glycosyltransferase family A protein: MDDTLVSIILPTYNRADYIRSALDSVFSQTFRNWELVIIDDGSTDDTVAVINDYDDSRIVYLYQENRGVSAARNHGIEKCRGQYIALLDSDDEWLPKKLEKQLRYMQENDFEICQTDEIWIRNGKRVNQPKKYSKPEGWFFESSLQMCLISPSCTIFTRKAWDVIGPFDVEMPSCEDYDMWLRACLAYPVGLLSERLTVKHGGRSDQLSNCVPCADLHRIRALVKILQCGKLDADQQAAAMSELGSKAKIYRQGCEKRGKKDEAERVWNLFCMMRDGKNISLNLLR, encoded by the coding sequence ATGGATGATACACTCGTTTCCATTATCCTCCCTACATACAACAGGGCGGATTATATCAGGTCAGCACTTGATTCCGTATTTTCCCAGACGTTTCGAAACTGGGAACTGGTTATTATTGATGACGGCTCCACCGATGACACGGTTGCCGTCATAAATGATTATGATGATTCCCGGATCGTCTATCTTTATCAGGAAAACAGAGGTGTTTCCGCTGCAAGAAATCATGGGATCGAAAAATGCCGAGGGCAATACATCGCCTTGCTTGATTCCGACGACGAGTGGCTGCCGAAAAAACTCGAAAAGCAACTTCGGTACATGCAGGAAAATGATTTCGAAATTTGCCAGACGGATGAAATATGGATTCGTAACGGCAAACGGGTCAACCAGCCGAAAAAGTACTCCAAACCGGAAGGTTGGTTCTTTGAGTCTTCTTTGCAGATGTGTCTGATAAGTCCGTCGTGTACGATTTTTACTCGAAAGGCATGGGATGTCATCGGCCCGTTCGATGTGGAAATGCCGTCGTGTGAGGATTATGACATGTGGCTTCGCGCCTGCCTTGCCTATCCCGTGGGATTGCTGTCGGAAAGATTGACGGTCAAGCATGGCGGACGTTCCGATCAGTTGTCCAACTGTGTGCCGTGTGCCGACCTGCATCGAATCCGTGCCCTTGTGAAGATTTTGCAGTGTGGGAAACTTGACGCAGACCAACAGGCGGCTGCAATGTCCGAACTGGGAAGCAAAGCAAAAATTTATCGACAAGGCTGTGAAAAAAGAGGAAAAAAAGACGAGGCTGAACGGGTTTGGAACCTGTTTTGCATGATGCGGGATGGGAAAAATATTTCCCTTAATTTACTGCGTTAA
- a CDS encoding glycosyltransferase family 4 protein — protein sequence MRIFQVINVRWFNATAWYAITLSRLLADAGHEVTVLTQAGTDSEKRAQELGLNTVSVDLNTTNPVRFAAATRHIIQLLRTHRPHIVNCHRGEGFFLWGILKLMGFPFKLVRTRGDQRPPRSDAFNRWLHANIADAVVVTNRRMANYFLDKMRTPGNGLWLIHGGVDTERFTFDQKKRESVRAEFGFAPDNVVVGLLGRFDRVKGHKETIRAVARLRDHYGLTNIRLFLIGFDTAMTSSQIEEWIAEYGVKDITHISGKRNDVEACISALDVGVVASLWSEAIARSALEIMACERPLVSTNVGVMPDLVSPPVLIEPEDSDAIAEAVATLCSDAAVREEVLATQKRTMSQLTLEEFLKRSLNLYHSLLDEE from the coding sequence ATGAGAATATTTCAAGTTATCAATGTACGATGGTTCAACGCAACCGCTTGGTATGCCATCACCCTCAGTCGTCTTTTGGCGGATGCTGGCCATGAAGTGACCGTCCTGACACAGGCAGGAACCGACTCGGAAAAACGGGCACAGGAACTCGGCCTGAATACTGTTTCAGTTGATCTGAACACCACGAACCCGGTGCGCTTTGCCGCCGCCACAAGGCATATCATACAACTTCTCAGGACGCATCGTCCTCATATTGTCAATTGTCACCGGGGAGAGGGCTTCTTCCTCTGGGGCATCCTCAAGCTCATGGGATTTCCCTTCAAACTCGTTCGCACCCGTGGCGACCAGCGCCCACCGCGAAGCGATGCCTTCAACAGATGGCTTCATGCCAACATTGCCGACGCGGTCGTCGTCACCAACCGACGCATGGCCAACTACTTTCTCGACAAAATGCGTACCCCGGGCAACGGTCTCTGGCTCATTCACGGCGGTGTCGACACGGAACGATTTACCTTTGACCAGAAAAAAAGAGAATCCGTCCGCGCGGAATTCGGTTTTGCCCCTGATAATGTCGTTGTCGGTCTACTCGGTCGATTCGATCGCGTCAAAGGGCACAAGGAGACCATCAGAGCCGTCGCACGACTGCGGGATCACTACGGGCTGACAAACATCCGCCTCTTTCTCATCGGCTTTGACACAGCCATGACCAGTTCGCAGATTGAGGAATGGATCGCAGAATATGGCGTCAAGGACATCACGCATATCAGCGGCAAGCGAAACGACGTTGAAGCGTGCATCTCCGCCCTTGATGTCGGTGTCGTGGCTTCCCTCTGGTCCGAAGCCATTGCCCGGTCAGCTCTGGAAATCATGGCCTGCGAACGCCCGCTGGTTTCAACAAATGTCGGCGTCATGCCCGATCTGGTCAGCCCGCCAGTACTCATTGAACCGGAAGACAGTGACGCTATCGCCGAAGCCGTCGCGACGCTCTGCTCGGACGCGGCAGTTCGCGAAGAGGTGCTTGCCACGCAAAAACGCACCATGTCTCAGTTGACACTTGAAGAATTCCTCAAACGCAGCCTGAATCTCTATCACAGCCTGCTCGACGAGGAATAG
- a CDS encoding lytic murein transglycosylase: MFPWTGFDSPAKRRIQRAAIVFSLAAVFVCGVCRFGFAGSGDVWQPLTEKLVQDGFDRTYVSSLFGRSSLVFSPEIMARKMNALLNTKLSAKKPGPPREPEVMERYLNPILIAGAYGFYREHREIMREIEQKYSVPGDVLTALMLVETKLGTQVGRYNALTILGSMALGGDYELIRPYIKQKNLADDTTEWLIRRTRQKGNWAYGELKSLITYAQKNGQDPLIIPSSMYGAIGYCQFIPSSALAYGRDGNGDGKVNLFEMNDALYSMAYFIKRHGWKPELDREAQLAVIYRYNHSKSYSLTIMAVADRLRKTSEFFGN; the protein is encoded by the coding sequence TTGTTCCCATGGACAGGATTTGATTCTCCAGCCAAAAGGCGCATTCAACGCGCGGCCATCGTTTTTTCGTTGGCCGCCGTTTTTGTTTGCGGCGTGTGCCGTTTCGGTTTTGCCGGATCGGGGGACGTATGGCAGCCGCTGACCGAAAAACTGGTGCAGGACGGATTTGACCGTACGTATGTGTCTTCGCTTTTCGGTCGCAGCAGTCTGGTTTTTTCACCCGAGATAATGGCCCGAAAGATGAATGCCTTGCTCAACACGAAGCTGTCAGCAAAAAAGCCCGGACCGCCGCGTGAACCTGAAGTGATGGAAAGGTATCTCAACCCCATCCTCATCGCGGGGGCGTATGGTTTTTATCGTGAGCATCGGGAAATCATGAGGGAGATCGAACAGAAATACAGTGTTCCCGGAGATGTGCTGACCGCCTTGATGCTTGTGGAAACAAAGCTCGGTACGCAGGTCGGCAGATATAATGCGTTGACGATTCTCGGGAGCATGGCGCTTGGCGGTGACTATGAATTGATTCGTCCTTACATCAAGCAAAAGAATCTGGCTGACGATACGACCGAGTGGCTGATTCGCCGTACTCGGCAGAAAGGCAATTGGGCGTATGGTGAATTGAAGTCGCTCATTACCTATGCCCAGAAGAATGGGCAGGACCCCTTGATCATTCCAAGCTCCATGTATGGGGCGATCGGTTATTGCCAGTTCATTCCCTCAAGTGCGCTGGCTTATGGCAGGGATGGAAACGGTGACGGGAAGGTCAACCTTTTCGAGATGAATGATGCGCTTTACAGTATGGCATATTTCATCAAGCGACATGGCTGGAAGCCTGAGCTTGATAGAGAGGCGCAGCTCGCTGTCATTTACCGCTACAACCACTCCAAGAGCTATTCCCTGACCATCATGGCTGTTGCCGACAGGCTCAGGAAGACGAGTGAGTTCTTCGGAAACTGA
- a CDS encoding dual CXXC motif small (seleno)protein: MACEKCGLDLTAYRGCREVTLRCPSCGEAYDLRKFASRMDEDFEEEMGFVPMDRI, from the coding sequence ATGGCGTGCGAAAAGTGCGGCCTGGACCTGACTGCCTATCGGGGTTGCCGTGAGGTGACCCTGCGCTGTCCGTCATGCGGAGAAGCGTATGATCTCAGAAAATTCGCGTCCCGCATGGATGAGGATTTTGAGGAGGAGATGGGGTTTGTTCCCATGGACAGGATTTGA
- a CDS encoding TolC family protein, with protein sequence MRLKRFLIAALVALITFGFSVSAFAQDADPAMGGDADAEVQNVSGPFDLERCVKRALALNPSMVAIRAQLQGSQFGTRSQFGNFLPSLGGTYGYTNSGRKSTTTGKKDEWAASINVSQPVFQGFNLLATWQKAKLTEESTQASLSNVELTLISSVQSNFLSLLKARKDVKSGEDSVARLESQLKVITAFYEVGLRPKAEVLDAEVDLATAKQDLLKAQNQVSIQETQLNRLLNIPLEVEVEYVGELAHVPFDLTLQDCLTRAYNARPDLLIGKKSVEIAEKDSTIAASSFYPKVDADYDYYSKGVDPGLSNGNSYTHSAKEYWTVGVKASMTVFEWGADYYDYKKAEENVKQVEAELEDTRLQAGFEVKQALLNIKEASDRITVAQKSVAAAEEAYRMAVARYQAQVGTNTDVLNAQSRLTDSEAQLSQALADHGTAISSLYVAMGEKNLGLTEAK encoded by the coding sequence ATGCGGCTTAAACGATTCTTGATCGCGGCCCTCGTTGCTCTGATAACATTCGGTTTTTCCGTCTCGGCTTTTGCTCAGGATGCCGATCCGGCCATGGGCGGTGACGCTGATGCTGAAGTGCAGAATGTGTCCGGTCCCTTTGACCTTGAGCGCTGTGTTAAACGTGCTCTTGCCCTCAACCCGAGCATGGTTGCCATTCGTGCCCAGTTGCAGGGTTCCCAGTTCGGCACCCGTTCCCAGTTTGGTAATTTCCTTCCTTCTCTGGGAGGTACGTATGGTTACACCAATAGCGGACGTAAAAGCACGACCACGGGCAAAAAGGATGAGTGGGCTGCTTCCATCAATGTAAGCCAGCCTGTTTTTCAGGGATTCAACCTGCTTGCTACATGGCAGAAGGCCAAGCTGACAGAGGAATCCACGCAGGCGTCTTTGTCCAATGTGGAACTCACGCTGATCTCCAGTGTGCAGTCGAATTTTCTCTCGCTGCTCAAGGCCCGTAAGGACGTGAAGAGTGGTGAGGATTCCGTTGCTCGACTTGAATCGCAGCTCAAGGTTATTACGGCTTTTTATGAAGTCGGTCTCAGGCCGAAAGCCGAAGTGCTTGATGCCGAGGTCGATTTGGCTACTGCCAAGCAGGACCTTCTGAAAGCGCAGAATCAGGTTTCCATTCAGGAAACACAGCTCAACAGGCTGCTGAACATCCCCCTTGAAGTTGAAGTTGAGTATGTCGGTGAGTTGGCACATGTCCCGTTTGATTTGACTTTGCAGGATTGCCTGACCCGTGCCTACAACGCTCGTCCTGATCTCTTGATCGGCAAGAAGAGTGTTGAGATCGCTGAGAAAGATTCCACCATTGCGGCAAGCAGTTTCTACCCGAAAGTGGATGCCGACTATGATTATTACAGCAAGGGCGTTGATCCCGGTCTGAGCAACGGCAACAGCTACACGCATTCCGCCAAGGAATACTGGACCGTTGGCGTCAAGGCTTCCATGACTGTTTTCGAATGGGGCGCTGACTACTACGATTACAAGAAGGCCGAAGAGAATGTGAAGCAGGTCGAGGCTGAACTCGAAGATACTCGCCTTCAGGCCGGTTTCGAAGTCAAGCAGGCACTGCTGAACATCAAGGAAGCTTCGGACCGCATCACTGTCGCCCAGAAGTCTGTTGCGGCGGCAGAAGAAGCCTATCGTATGGCTGTGGCCCGTTATCAGGCTCAGGTCGGCACCAATACCGATGTGCTCAATGCCCAGTCCAGACTGACGGATAGTGAAGCACAGCTTTCGCAGGCTCTTGCCGACCATGGTACTGCCATTTCCAGCCTGTACGTCGCTATGGGTGAGAAGAACCTGGGGCTGACCGAAGCCAAGTAG
- a CDS encoding MogA/MoaB family molybdenum cofactor biosynthesis protein, with the protein MFRVISMGWLPGDHETASGVSCLLEAQQAVEAGTYECAVERGGYSLAWVTLSDKGAAGKRTDESGPMIGRLMAEKLDLGCVQGFIIPDEADILKGLMVDLALEQGFDFIMTTGGTGVGPRDITPEATLAVIEKRLPGYERAMTGASLAKTPHGAISRAVAGALGQSLIVNMPGSPKAVAECLEPLLPTLKHTLEKLQGDPSDCANLHK; encoded by the coding sequence TTGTTTCGTGTAATTTCCATGGGATGGCTGCCGGGGGATCATGAAACAGCCTCGGGCGTGTCCTGTCTTTTGGAAGCGCAGCAGGCTGTTGAAGCAGGCACGTATGAGTGTGCCGTGGAGCGCGGCGGGTATTCCCTTGCCTGGGTGACTTTGAGTGACAAGGGGGCTGCCGGGAAGCGCACGGACGAATCCGGTCCGATGATTGGCAGACTCATGGCAGAAAAGCTTGATCTTGGCTGCGTGCAGGGATTCATCATCCCTGATGAAGCGGATATCCTCAAGGGGTTGATGGTTGATCTTGCGTTGGAGCAGGGCTTTGATTTCATAATGACTACCGGGGGAACCGGAGTCGGGCCGCGTGACATCACTCCTGAAGCGACTTTGGCTGTCATCGAGAAACGGCTGCCCGGATACGAGCGGGCCATGACGGGTGCCAGTCTCGCCAAAACGCCACATGGTGCCATTTCTCGCGCTGTGGCCGGGGCGCTCGGACAGAGCCTGATCGTCAATATGCCGGGAAGTCCGAAGGCGGTGGCAGAGTGCCTGGAACCGCTTTTGCCGACCTTGAAGCATACGTTGGAAAAGTTGCAGGGTGACCCTTCGGATTGCGCGAATTTGCACAAGTAA
- a CDS encoding DUF1614 domain-containing protein: MRNPYFQFSGGIFAALLFLVGLFFLFIFLPMSIVAEAFSKLGLTPAQGVLMFIAILIGRTVNLPVFTSERLVMVQRPASVRFSMDEMGRPMQIQEDSANELVKQVFAVNVGGCILPLLLSLTFLVSLHLDGKADGLYGWLGFALVMVAGGCYAIAKADPFTGLRVPLFMPALMTFLSVFFFVPEPFRPVAAYVAGTMGTLIGGNLIPLLTPRIRNAVGTPQVAIGGAGTFGGVFVAGILAVLLA, from the coding sequence ATGAGAAATCCATACTTTCAGTTTTCCGGTGGCATTTTCGCAGCCCTGCTGTTTCTGGTCGGGTTGTTCTTCCTTTTCATTTTTCTTCCCATGAGCATCGTGGCGGAGGCCTTTTCTAAGTTGGGGCTTACCCCGGCGCAGGGAGTCCTCATGTTTATCGCGATTCTGATCGGCAGGACAGTCAATCTGCCTGTGTTTACCAGTGAGAGGCTGGTTATGGTGCAGCGTCCCGCGTCCGTGCGTTTTTCCATGGATGAGATGGGACGGCCCATGCAGATTCAGGAAGATTCTGCAAACGAACTGGTCAAGCAGGTCTTTGCCGTTAACGTGGGCGGATGCATTCTCCCGCTGCTGTTGAGCCTGACATTTCTGGTCAGCCTGCACCTCGACGGAAAGGCTGATGGCCTTTATGGCTGGCTCGGGTTTGCTTTGGTCATGGTGGCGGGCGGCTGTTACGCCATCGCCAAGGCCGATCCGTTTACCGGCCTCCGGGTGCCGCTGTTTATGCCTGCTCTCATGACGTTTCTTTCGGTGTTCTTTTTCGTGCCGGAACCGTTTCGGCCCGTTGCGGCCTATGTGGCCGGAACCATGGGTACGCTTATCGGCGGTAATTTGATCCCGTTGCTGACGCCGCGCATCCGAAATGCGGTCGGGACGCCGCAGGTTGCCATCGGCGGGGCGGGAACATTCGGCGGCGTGTTCGTGGCGGGAATTCTCGCAGTTCTTTTGGCGTAA